The genome window AACTGTTCGGAAATCGATTAAAAATGATACGGAAACGATTTAGCTAGTTTTTCAATTATTTTCGTATTTTCCATTTACGAGTCATGATAATACCGTTTTATATAATATGAgatacatttagagtataatttaTATAAGTTACATACTTTTGTTGTGTTTAAATAAATGAAGAACAGAAAAACAAAAATTATAATTACTATAAATGATATGAATGATAAAGAAGATTTATTTGTGTATTTTAATATCTTAAAAATTAGGCATTCTACCACTTTATTATGAATTTATGGAAACTACAAAATATTTGTCTTTCTGCCTAAAGCTTATCGTTTTCGATTGTTTTTGAATAATCGACAATCTCGATCCCGTATTTCAACAGTTGATTTTATGTTTTCGTCCCGTCAAAATAATATGAAAACAAAATCAATTTAGATGTTTTTTGATCTTTTTCGACCATTTTCATCCTATCTCTTAACTAGTGCACCACTTATTAGCTTGTGCTATATAAAAGATATAAACTATAAATATATATACTAATAATTTCAAAATAAAAAATGGTAATGAATTGGGTTGGCACTGTGAGTCGAGAAAACGGCCTAGGCACGGTACAAGCACACTTTTAGTTATGTCGGATTGGACCATGACACTATTAAATGAGTCGTATCTTAGACCAATCCACTATTTAGTCATCGATGGTCCCTCACTGTCACTGATCTCGCATTGTCTGACCTCACATTATACACCTCACAACTCACACTCATCTAATCTATGAGTTTGCATTGTGTTTTTAATAGATGTTCCATTTAAACAATGTCTGGTTATATAATGCTCCCCTTGTCTCAAATTAAAATTTGTTTCATATAATTAAGGGATTCATACAAGATTGGATGTATGTGTTTCATACACgtgtctagattcatcatcatctaTTTGAGTATAGACATAAAAAATAAGATCTAAAACGAATACTATTTTGATACGAAGTGAGTATATAGGAACTATAGTGATGTATAGATAACTAACTAGTTAGAAGAGGAGTTCCTAGGAAAATTCCTTCTATGCCATTAGATTTTTTACTTATTTCTTGTGTATCACTAAGTGACATATAGATTTTTTTGTGTATGACATGTAAGACCAGTAAGGCTAGTGACACACAAAAAATGAATATATTTTTCGATGACGTACAAGGAATTGGCCAAGTTCCTAAGGGCCGGGATCACGCTCTGGTTGTAGACATTCAAAACCGGACGATCGGTTCTGCTTATAACGTTATGATTACGAAGCCGCACGCTAATAAAATATATCAGCAGACTTGTGTGAACAGTTTGATAAACAGAGAAGAAGCGCATGATAAATGAACTGCAACTGATAATATATCAGCAGACTGTAAATCAGCTTCCCTTCAAGCTCATCTCTGCCTGGACATACATATTTGCTGATAGAGAAGAGAAGAGTGTATATACATCTGTACAAAGTCCATCTTTCGGATGTCAAACTGCACAGAATGCCAGTCAAACCGGGATTCCGCTACAACCGCTTGGAGTATCCAGAACCAGCACACTTCTTGCAAAGTATTAGCCCTGCTTGATAAATGCAAAGAGTCAGAATAGATGCTAAAAGAAAATCCACTGGATCCCTAACTCCAGCTTCAGGTTTGCTCTCTAATATTACGAGCAGATCCAAAGGATAAAAAATAAGGGAGCAGGGCTACCTGCTCCTCTGCATACACGGCACTCAACGACTCCATTTTCCACCTTCATTTTGCCATCGTTGCAGAACACACACTTCGTGCCCCCTAGTTGACAAGTGTCGAGACATCATACATATACAGAACGGTCTAAACATGTAACTAGATATTGGTGCTAGTGTGCTGTATTTTACTTAACAATGCAAAGTGGTCATTTGTGATTTGTCTAAGTAGCATCTTTATGTGGTTCTCTATGAAAAGATCATATTTTTACGCCTTTTCTGCCCAATAGTTGAAATGCATTTTCCTCTTTGAATTAAACACAAGTATTGCATAACCAAACAGCTCAATGAGGGGCAGTAAATATGCACGGGCATGCCTATAAAGATAGGATAATGTATCTCTCCGCTGATAAAAAAATGCTGTAATGACATTGCCAGCATCAAGGAAATACAGTTAACCCAGAGTCCCAGACAGTAGCCCCACTCCTACAATGATCTACCATCAGGCCAAATTAACTATTTCTAAGGTCATTTTACCATCCATAAATGTGTAGCCCCACTCCTACAATGATCTCCTATTGATAATTTCCATCAATTTGTAGTGGGCACTGAAATGACTAAGAAAACCACCAAGTGAAGCGCTGACGTCCAATGGAACTATGTAATCATTTAGACATATTATGTTTGCAGAGTAGCAGACTAAACAGAATAACACACAACTTGGGGTCATTCAAAAGTGCAGGTGTGTGTATATATAAGCATGGGTGTGTGACAATTCCCTGATTGGAAGATGGGGCAAAATGAACTTACGATACATATACATTAACATACATTATGGATCAGTCATATACCACAATAACATCCATCCCTTTGTTTTGCTCACATCCCAGATGAGTCAGCACCCATTAGCAACAAGGCACGTACAATTTGCTATAGTTTCAGGCTTTGGACAGCAGGCTAATTTCTagacttagggctagtttgggaaccccattTTTTTAATGGGtcatttggatcccttcattttagaggaattggaattcacttaaTAAAGTAATCTATTTAGCTTGGAATTTGACATTTCATCACTTTCCAAAGTTTTGATATAAGTTTATCTCAAATTTATGGGGTGGATGATAagaaatgattttatgttttagtagaatttgtttctattcTGTAACTTACAAGACGATCTTCGACTTACTCCTCTGTAGTAAAAATATAGCGCATAAATATCtcagacatcttgctaataatagtatactgatatattttgcataaaaccaaATTAGTTTGATTGATATATgactaaattattattattagaatggaattcaattccaatgatccaaataGGGCGTAATGGTTTTCTATTTTCCTAAGAGAAATTATTTCATTTTTACTTGAGAAAATAAAAAAACTTTAAAAATAGAGTTACCAAAAAAATAGAGTTACCAAACAGTGTTATTTGTTTGGCATTATAATCTGTCCAGATTATAGATTATGTAATATAAtaacttattttgaattaagagGTGCCCTTATCATCTATTCATCTGGACAGAGAAAAAAGAACGCAATGGAGAGGAACTGCAAAATACCATTCCCAGCGCACCTGTCGCACGGCACCGGGTCGCCCTGAAGGAGCACATCAAAGAACATAACAAATCCATAACATAGACCAGCAGACTACAGTGCCATTCATGCATTCTGCAAGAAAAGGAAACCGAAAAAGCCAGAGGAGACCTTGAGGCCGAGGACGAGAGAGAGGGAGACTGCGGATACGACGGCGGCGGCTATGATGATCGTCTGTGTGTCGATGGGCCTGAGCAGGTCGCTGCCGTAGCCGTAAGGGGCCGCGGCAAGGGCCTGCGGCGGCTGAGAGGCGACTCGGAACGTAAGCGGGGCTCCGTAGTGCCGACTTGAGGCGAAGGATGGTGCAGCGGGGGAGGCGGCTGTGCGGCGCAGTGAAGCAGAGGGGCAGGAAGAGGCGGGGCAGAGGAGGGAAGCCATGGGATGGGAGGAAAGCTGGGTGCAAATGCGGTGACGTGGCAGTGATAGGAGGGCGTTGTTCGgataatttctttccctttctctcATTTCAGTTAAGTGTGGCTCCCAACATTTTCTAATATTTACTCCCTCCATCTTTAAATAAATTGATTCTTCCGATCTATACTAGTCAAACTATCTTCAAAATTTTATTAAGTGTTATACAAAATAATAATATCTATGAtataaaatatatatattataACAATATATTTTAAAGCATGTCTAATGTAGTAATTTAATGTTATAAAACGATTTTTATAGGCATTCGATCAAAGTTTTAAAAAATAAATTTTATTAATTTATTAAAATATTATAATTTGATAATCAAATTTTAAAATATATGCACAAATAGGACTAAAAGGTGCAAAACTTGAAAATGAAGGTGCAGCAGGAACCATAGTCCTAATCAAACCACCATAGGCCTAATCAAACCACATTAGATCTTACTAACAACTAACATATAACTCTTGTTAATGCTACGTTCTCTAGGAGCGA of Zea mays cultivar B73 chromosome 8, Zm-B73-REFERENCE-NAM-5.0, whole genome shotgun sequence contains these proteins:
- the LOC103636608 gene encoding protein disulfide-isomerase LQY1, chloroplastic: MRERERNYPNNALLSLPRHRICTQLSSHPMASLLCPASSCPSASLRRTAASPAAPSFASSRHYGAPLTFRVASQPPQALAAAPYGYGSDLLRPIDTQTIIIAAAVVSAVSLSLVLGLKGDPVPCDRCAGNGGTKCVFCNDGKMKVENGVVECRVCRGAGLILCKKCAGSGYSKRL